In the genome of Anas platyrhynchos isolate ZD024472 breed Pekin duck chromosome 21, IASCAAS_PekinDuck_T2T, whole genome shotgun sequence, one region contains:
- the SGK2 gene encoding serine/threonine-protein kinase Sgk2 isoform X2, whose amino-acid sequence MCQACDVAQHSIVLVSAPLVPPGDSGCLVEVWWRCWSLGPLPALAEGACSRAPALLRAPELIRHGRERIGQTIKASGSRLCSYAERVAFLMDRSRSPDTSAQPPTPADNINLGPSANPNAKPTDFDFLKVIGKGSFGKVLLAKRKCDGTFYAVKVLHKKTILKKKEQNHIMAERNVLLKNVKHPFLVGLHYSFQTSEKLYFVLDYVNGGELFFHLQRERCFREPRARFYAAEVASAIGYLHSLNIIYRDLKPENILLDCQGHIVLTDFGLCKEGMEQEETTSTFCGTPEYLAPEVLKKQPYDRTVDWWCLGAVLYEMLFGLPPFYSRDVSQMYDNILHKPLQIQGSKTVAACDILQGLLHKDQKRRLGAKTDFLEIKNHVFFSPINWDDLYNKRITPPFNPNVAGPADLRHFDPEFTQEAISASITHTPDLAASSSSASDAFLGFSYAPTEEDF is encoded by the exons ATGTGCCAAGCGTGTGACGTCGCCCAGCACAGCATCGTCCTTGTGAGCGCTCCCCTTGTCCCTCCTGGGGACTCGGGGTGCCTGGTGGAGGTTTGGTGGCGGTGCTGGAGCCTGGgacccctccctgccctggcagagggtgcctgcagcagggctcctGCCCTACTGAGGGCTCCAG AACTTATCAGGCACGGCCGCGAGAGGATAGGACAAACCATCAAGGCGTCCGGCTCCAGGCTCTGCTCGTA tgCTGAACGAGTTGCTTTTTTAATGGATCGTTCCCGGAGCCCAGACACCAGCGCTCAG CCTCCAACGCCAGCTGACAACATCAACCTGGGACCTTCAGCTAACCCCAA TGCCAAGCCAACAGACTTTGACTTCCTGAAGGTTATTGGCAAAGGAAGCTTTGGGAAG GTTCTCCTGGCCAAACGCAAGTGTGATGGGACTTTTTATGCTGTGAAAGTCTTGCATAAGAAGACCATCCTGAAGAAAAAGGAG CAAAACCACATCATGGCAGAACGCAATGTGCTCCTGAAAAATGTCAAGCACCCCTTCCTTGTGGGACTCCATTACTCCTTCCAGACCTCGGAGAAGCTTTATTTTGTCCTTGACTATGTAAATGGGGGGGAG CTCTTCTTCCACTTGCAAAGAGAGCGCTGCTTCCGTGAGCCCCGGGCACGATTCTATGCTGCAGAAGTTGCCAGTGCAATTGGGTACCTGCATTCCTTAAACATCATCTACAG GGATTTAAAACCTGAGAACATCCTTCTGGATTGCCAG GGCCATATAGTATTGACAGACTTTGGACTCTGCAAAGAAGGAATGGAGCAAGAGGAGACGACTTCCACATTTTGTGGCACTCCTGAG TACTTAGCTCCTGAGGTGCTAAAGAAGCAGCCGTATGACAGGACCGTAGACTGGTGGTGCCTGGGAGCTGTCCTCTATGAGATGCTCTTTGGACTG CCACCTTTTTACAGTCGGGATGTGTCTCAGATGTATGACAACATTCTGCACAAGCCACTCCAGATCCAAGGAAGTAAGACCGTGGCAGCTTGTGACATCCTCCAGGGACTTCTCCATAAGGACcagaagaggaggctgggcGCCAAAACAGACTTT CTGGAGATAAAGAACCACGTATTCTTCAGCCCCATAAACTGGGATGACTTGTACAACAAGAGGATTACCCCTCCATTCAACCCCAATGTG GCTGGTCCAGCTGATCTGCGACACTTTGATCCAGAGTTCACCCAAGAAGCGATCTCTGCCTCAATCACCCACACGCCTGACttagcagccagcagctccagtGCCTCAGATGCTTTTTTAGGATTTTCTTATGCACCAACTGAAGAGGACTTCTAA
- the SGK2 gene encoding serine/threonine-protein kinase Sgk2 isoform X3 → MEPSSTALGKTKELIRHGRERIGQTIKASGSRLCSYAERVAFLMDRSRSPDTSAQPPTPADNINLGPSANPNAKPTDFDFLKVIGKGSFGKVLLAKRKCDGTFYAVKVLHKKTILKKKEQNHIMAERNVLLKNVKHPFLVGLHYSFQTSEKLYFVLDYVNGGELFFHLQRERCFREPRARFYAAEVASAIGYLHSLNIIYRDLKPENILLDCQGHIVLTDFGLCKEGMEQEETTSTFCGTPEYLAPEVLKKQPYDRTVDWWCLGAVLYEMLFGLPPFYSRDVSQMYDNILHKPLQIQGSKTVAACDILQGLLHKDQKRRLGAKTDFLEIKNHVFFSPINWDDLYNKRITPPFNPNVAGPADLRHFDPEFTQEAISASITHTPDLAASSSSASDAFLGFSYAPTEEDF, encoded by the exons ATGGAGCCTTCCTCCACCGCCCTGGGGAAGACGAAGG AACTTATCAGGCACGGCCGCGAGAGGATAGGACAAACCATCAAGGCGTCCGGCTCCAGGCTCTGCTCGTA tgCTGAACGAGTTGCTTTTTTAATGGATCGTTCCCGGAGCCCAGACACCAGCGCTCAG CCTCCAACGCCAGCTGACAACATCAACCTGGGACCTTCAGCTAACCCCAA TGCCAAGCCAACAGACTTTGACTTCCTGAAGGTTATTGGCAAAGGAAGCTTTGGGAAG GTTCTCCTGGCCAAACGCAAGTGTGATGGGACTTTTTATGCTGTGAAAGTCTTGCATAAGAAGACCATCCTGAAGAAAAAGGAG CAAAACCACATCATGGCAGAACGCAATGTGCTCCTGAAAAATGTCAAGCACCCCTTCCTTGTGGGACTCCATTACTCCTTCCAGACCTCGGAGAAGCTTTATTTTGTCCTTGACTATGTAAATGGGGGGGAG CTCTTCTTCCACTTGCAAAGAGAGCGCTGCTTCCGTGAGCCCCGGGCACGATTCTATGCTGCAGAAGTTGCCAGTGCAATTGGGTACCTGCATTCCTTAAACATCATCTACAG GGATTTAAAACCTGAGAACATCCTTCTGGATTGCCAG GGCCATATAGTATTGACAGACTTTGGACTCTGCAAAGAAGGAATGGAGCAAGAGGAGACGACTTCCACATTTTGTGGCACTCCTGAG TACTTAGCTCCTGAGGTGCTAAAGAAGCAGCCGTATGACAGGACCGTAGACTGGTGGTGCCTGGGAGCTGTCCTCTATGAGATGCTCTTTGGACTG CCACCTTTTTACAGTCGGGATGTGTCTCAGATGTATGACAACATTCTGCACAAGCCACTCCAGATCCAAGGAAGTAAGACCGTGGCAGCTTGTGACATCCTCCAGGGACTTCTCCATAAGGACcagaagaggaggctgggcGCCAAAACAGACTTT CTGGAGATAAAGAACCACGTATTCTTCAGCCCCATAAACTGGGATGACTTGTACAACAAGAGGATTACCCCTCCATTCAACCCCAATGTG GCTGGTCCAGCTGATCTGCGACACTTTGATCCAGAGTTCACCCAAGAAGCGATCTCTGCCTCAATCACCCACACGCCTGACttagcagccagcagctccagtGCCTCAGATGCTTTTTTAGGATTTTCTTATGCACCAACTGAAGAGGACTTCTAA
- the SGK2 gene encoding serine/threonine-protein kinase Sgk2 isoform X1, with protein sequence MSTWWRCWCPCTSAGGKAVPCWGFGESPELLGWWGSCWRRGTRTGSEGCLCSSAVGCFQCFPTRPLLVDALPELIRHGRERIGQTIKASGSRLCSYAERVAFLMDRSRSPDTSAQPPTPADNINLGPSANPNAKPTDFDFLKVIGKGSFGKVLLAKRKCDGTFYAVKVLHKKTILKKKEQNHIMAERNVLLKNVKHPFLVGLHYSFQTSEKLYFVLDYVNGGELFFHLQRERCFREPRARFYAAEVASAIGYLHSLNIIYRDLKPENILLDCQGHIVLTDFGLCKEGMEQEETTSTFCGTPEYLAPEVLKKQPYDRTVDWWCLGAVLYEMLFGLPPFYSRDVSQMYDNILHKPLQIQGSKTVAACDILQGLLHKDQKRRLGAKTDFLEIKNHVFFSPINWDDLYNKRITPPFNPNVAGPADLRHFDPEFTQEAISASITHTPDLAASSSSASDAFLGFSYAPTEEDF encoded by the exons aTGAGCACCTGGTGGAGGTGCTGGTGTCCATGCACCAGTGCGGGAGGCAAAGCTGTTCCCtgctggggttttggagaaagcccggagctgctgggctggtggggcagctgctggcggCGGGGGACGAGGACAGGGAGTGAGGGGTGTCTGTGCTCATCTGCTGTGGGCTGCTTCCAGTGCTTCCCGACACGGCCTCTGCTGGTAGATGCACTCCCAG AACTTATCAGGCACGGCCGCGAGAGGATAGGACAAACCATCAAGGCGTCCGGCTCCAGGCTCTGCTCGTA tgCTGAACGAGTTGCTTTTTTAATGGATCGTTCCCGGAGCCCAGACACCAGCGCTCAG CCTCCAACGCCAGCTGACAACATCAACCTGGGACCTTCAGCTAACCCCAA TGCCAAGCCAACAGACTTTGACTTCCTGAAGGTTATTGGCAAAGGAAGCTTTGGGAAG GTTCTCCTGGCCAAACGCAAGTGTGATGGGACTTTTTATGCTGTGAAAGTCTTGCATAAGAAGACCATCCTGAAGAAAAAGGAG CAAAACCACATCATGGCAGAACGCAATGTGCTCCTGAAAAATGTCAAGCACCCCTTCCTTGTGGGACTCCATTACTCCTTCCAGACCTCGGAGAAGCTTTATTTTGTCCTTGACTATGTAAATGGGGGGGAG CTCTTCTTCCACTTGCAAAGAGAGCGCTGCTTCCGTGAGCCCCGGGCACGATTCTATGCTGCAGAAGTTGCCAGTGCAATTGGGTACCTGCATTCCTTAAACATCATCTACAG GGATTTAAAACCTGAGAACATCCTTCTGGATTGCCAG GGCCATATAGTATTGACAGACTTTGGACTCTGCAAAGAAGGAATGGAGCAAGAGGAGACGACTTCCACATTTTGTGGCACTCCTGAG TACTTAGCTCCTGAGGTGCTAAAGAAGCAGCCGTATGACAGGACCGTAGACTGGTGGTGCCTGGGAGCTGTCCTCTATGAGATGCTCTTTGGACTG CCACCTTTTTACAGTCGGGATGTGTCTCAGATGTATGACAACATTCTGCACAAGCCACTCCAGATCCAAGGAAGTAAGACCGTGGCAGCTTGTGACATCCTCCAGGGACTTCTCCATAAGGACcagaagaggaggctgggcGCCAAAACAGACTTT CTGGAGATAAAGAACCACGTATTCTTCAGCCCCATAAACTGGGATGACTTGTACAACAAGAGGATTACCCCTCCATTCAACCCCAATGTG GCTGGTCCAGCTGATCTGCGACACTTTGATCCAGAGTTCACCCAAGAAGCGATCTCTGCCTCAATCACCCACACGCCTGACttagcagccagcagctccagtGCCTCAGATGCTTTTTTAGGATTTTCTTATGCACCAACTGAAGAGGACTTCTAA
- the SGK2 gene encoding serine/threonine-protein kinase Sgk2 isoform X5, with protein MDRSRSPDTSAQPPTPADNINLGPSANPNAKPTDFDFLKVIGKGSFGKVLLAKRKCDGTFYAVKVLHKKTILKKKEQNHIMAERNVLLKNVKHPFLVGLHYSFQTSEKLYFVLDYVNGGELFFHLQRERCFREPRARFYAAEVASAIGYLHSLNIIYRDLKPENILLDCQGHIVLTDFGLCKEGMEQEETTSTFCGTPEYLAPEVLKKQPYDRTVDWWCLGAVLYEMLFGLPPFYSRDVSQMYDNILHKPLQIQGSKTVAACDILQGLLHKDQKRRLGAKTDFLEIKNHVFFSPINWDDLYNKRITPPFNPNVAGPADLRHFDPEFTQEAISASITHTPDLAASSSSASDAFLGFSYAPTEEDF; from the exons ATGGATCGTTCCCGGAGCCCAGACACCAGCGCTCAG CCTCCAACGCCAGCTGACAACATCAACCTGGGACCTTCAGCTAACCCCAA TGCCAAGCCAACAGACTTTGACTTCCTGAAGGTTATTGGCAAAGGAAGCTTTGGGAAG GTTCTCCTGGCCAAACGCAAGTGTGATGGGACTTTTTATGCTGTGAAAGTCTTGCATAAGAAGACCATCCTGAAGAAAAAGGAG CAAAACCACATCATGGCAGAACGCAATGTGCTCCTGAAAAATGTCAAGCACCCCTTCCTTGTGGGACTCCATTACTCCTTCCAGACCTCGGAGAAGCTTTATTTTGTCCTTGACTATGTAAATGGGGGGGAG CTCTTCTTCCACTTGCAAAGAGAGCGCTGCTTCCGTGAGCCCCGGGCACGATTCTATGCTGCAGAAGTTGCCAGTGCAATTGGGTACCTGCATTCCTTAAACATCATCTACAG GGATTTAAAACCTGAGAACATCCTTCTGGATTGCCAG GGCCATATAGTATTGACAGACTTTGGACTCTGCAAAGAAGGAATGGAGCAAGAGGAGACGACTTCCACATTTTGTGGCACTCCTGAG TACTTAGCTCCTGAGGTGCTAAAGAAGCAGCCGTATGACAGGACCGTAGACTGGTGGTGCCTGGGAGCTGTCCTCTATGAGATGCTCTTTGGACTG CCACCTTTTTACAGTCGGGATGTGTCTCAGATGTATGACAACATTCTGCACAAGCCACTCCAGATCCAAGGAAGTAAGACCGTGGCAGCTTGTGACATCCTCCAGGGACTTCTCCATAAGGACcagaagaggaggctgggcGCCAAAACAGACTTT CTGGAGATAAAGAACCACGTATTCTTCAGCCCCATAAACTGGGATGACTTGTACAACAAGAGGATTACCCCTCCATTCAACCCCAATGTG GCTGGTCCAGCTGATCTGCGACACTTTGATCCAGAGTTCACCCAAGAAGCGATCTCTGCCTCAATCACCCACACGCCTGACttagcagccagcagctccagtGCCTCAGATGCTTTTTTAGGATTTTCTTATGCACCAACTGAAGAGGACTTCTAA
- the SLC32A1 gene encoding vesicular inhibitory amino acid transporter — MATLLRSKLSNVATSVSNKSQAKMSGMFARMGFQAATDEEAVGFAHCDDLDMEHRQGLQMDILKGEGGEEGGEPPLEGDIHYQRDGTGPLPPSASKDAGVCSELSGQGKPKITAWEAGWNVTNAIQGMFVLGLPYAILHGGYLGLFLIIFAAVVCCYTGKILIACLYEENEDGEIVRVRDSYVDIANACCAPRFPTLGGRIVNVAQIIELVMTCILYVVVSGNLMYNSFPNLPVSQKSWSIIATAVLLPCAFLKNLKAVSKFSLLCTLAHFVINILVIAYCLSRARDWAWDKVKFYIDVKKFPISIGIIVFSYTSQIFLPSLEGNMQNPKEFHCMMNWTHIAACILKGLFALVAYLTWADETKEVITDNLPSTIRAVVNIFLVAKALLSYPLPFFAAVEVLERSLFQDGNRAFFPNCYGGDGRLKSWGLTLRCALVVFTLLMAIYVPHFALLMGLTGSLTGAGLCFLLPSLFHLKLLWRKLLWHHVFFDVAIFVIGGICSVSGFIHSLEGLIEAFRTNAED, encoded by the exons ATGGCCACGCTCCTCCGCAGCAAGCTCTCCAACGTGGCCACCTCCGTGTCCAACAAGTCCCAGGCGAAGATGAGCGGCATGTTCGCCAGGATGGGCTTCCAGGCGGCCACCGACGAGGAGGCGGTGGGCTTTGCCCACTGCGACGACCTGGACATGGAGcacaggcaggggctgcagatGGACATCCTCAAGGGCGAGGGAGGTGAGGAGGGCGGCGAGCCGCCCCTGGAGGGGGACATCCACTACCAGAGGGACGGCACCGGCCCCCTGCCGCCCTCCGCCTCCAAGGACGCGGGGGTCTGCTCCGAGCTCTCCGGGCAAGGCAAGCCCAAGATCACGGCGTGGGAGGCGGGCTGGAATGTCACCAACGCCATCCAG GGGATGTTTGTTCTGGGCCTGCCCTATGCCATCCTTCATGGTGGATACCTAGGactctttttaataattttcgCTGCGGTGGTTTGCTGCTACACTGGGAAAATCCTTATTGCCTGTCTTTATGAAGAGAATGAGGATGGGGAGATAGTCAGGGTGAGAGACTCCTACGTGGACATAGCCAACGCGTGCTGTGCGCCCCGCTTCCCCACGCTCGGAGGCAGAATTGTGAACGTGGCTCAGATCATTGAACTGGTCATGACCTGCATCCTCTATGTGGTGGTCAGTGGGAACCTGATGTACAACAGCTTCCCCAACCTGCCTGTCTCCCAGAAGTCGTGGTCCATCATTGCCACGGccgtgctcctgccctgcgCGTTCTTGAAGAACCTCAAGGCAGTCTCCAAGTTCAGCTTGCTCTGCACGTTGGCCCACTTTGTGATCAACATCCTGGTGATCGCCTACTGCCTCTCCAGGGCACGCGACTGGGCGTGGGACAAAGTCAAGTTTTACATTGATGTGAAGAAATTCCCCATCTCCATTGGCATCATTGTCTTCAGCTACACCTCTCAGATCTTTCTGCCTTCCTTGGAGGGGAACATGCAGAACCCCAAGGAGTTCCACTGCATGATGAACTGGACTCACATAGCAGCTTGCATCCTTAAGGGACTCTTTGCCTTGGTCGCCTATCTGACCTGGGCTGATGAGACCAAGGAGGTCATCACAGACAACTTGCCATCCACCATCAGGGCAGTAGTCAACATCTTCTTGGTGGCCAAAGCCTTGCTCTCCTACCCCCTGCCGTTCTTTGCAGCTGTGGAAGTCCTGGAGCGATCCCTCTTCCAGGATGGAAACAGGGCGTTCTTCCCCAACTGCTACGGGGGCGACGGGCGGCTCAAATCCTGGGGACTCACCCTCAGATGCGCCCTGGTAGTCTTCACCCTGCTCATGGCCATCTATGTCCCGCATTTTGCCCTCCTGATGGGTCTTACCGGGAGCCTCACAGGCGCAGGGCTCTGCTTCCTGCTCCCCAGTCTTTTCCACCTCAAACTCTTGTGGAGGAAGCTCTTGTGGCACCACGTCTTCTTCGACGTCGCCATTTTCGTTATAGGGGGTATCTGCAGCGTCTCGGGCTTCATCCACTCTTTGGAAGGCCTCATAGAGGCCTTCAGAACCAACGCGGAAGACTAA
- the SGK2 gene encoding serine/threonine-protein kinase Sgk2 isoform X4, translated as MAVDLCVGVVRGIARSAERVAFLMDRSRSPDTSAQPPTPADNINLGPSANPNAKPTDFDFLKVIGKGSFGKVLLAKRKCDGTFYAVKVLHKKTILKKKEQNHIMAERNVLLKNVKHPFLVGLHYSFQTSEKLYFVLDYVNGGELFFHLQRERCFREPRARFYAAEVASAIGYLHSLNIIYRDLKPENILLDCQGHIVLTDFGLCKEGMEQEETTSTFCGTPEYLAPEVLKKQPYDRTVDWWCLGAVLYEMLFGLPPFYSRDVSQMYDNILHKPLQIQGSKTVAACDILQGLLHKDQKRRLGAKTDFLEIKNHVFFSPINWDDLYNKRITPPFNPNVAGPADLRHFDPEFTQEAISASITHTPDLAASSSSASDAFLGFSYAPTEEDF; from the exons ATGGCCGTGGATCTGTGTGTGGGGGTAGTGAGGGGCATCGCTCGCAG tgCTGAACGAGTTGCTTTTTTAATGGATCGTTCCCGGAGCCCAGACACCAGCGCTCAG CCTCCAACGCCAGCTGACAACATCAACCTGGGACCTTCAGCTAACCCCAA TGCCAAGCCAACAGACTTTGACTTCCTGAAGGTTATTGGCAAAGGAAGCTTTGGGAAG GTTCTCCTGGCCAAACGCAAGTGTGATGGGACTTTTTATGCTGTGAAAGTCTTGCATAAGAAGACCATCCTGAAGAAAAAGGAG CAAAACCACATCATGGCAGAACGCAATGTGCTCCTGAAAAATGTCAAGCACCCCTTCCTTGTGGGACTCCATTACTCCTTCCAGACCTCGGAGAAGCTTTATTTTGTCCTTGACTATGTAAATGGGGGGGAG CTCTTCTTCCACTTGCAAAGAGAGCGCTGCTTCCGTGAGCCCCGGGCACGATTCTATGCTGCAGAAGTTGCCAGTGCAATTGGGTACCTGCATTCCTTAAACATCATCTACAG GGATTTAAAACCTGAGAACATCCTTCTGGATTGCCAG GGCCATATAGTATTGACAGACTTTGGACTCTGCAAAGAAGGAATGGAGCAAGAGGAGACGACTTCCACATTTTGTGGCACTCCTGAG TACTTAGCTCCTGAGGTGCTAAAGAAGCAGCCGTATGACAGGACCGTAGACTGGTGGTGCCTGGGAGCTGTCCTCTATGAGATGCTCTTTGGACTG CCACCTTTTTACAGTCGGGATGTGTCTCAGATGTATGACAACATTCTGCACAAGCCACTCCAGATCCAAGGAAGTAAGACCGTGGCAGCTTGTGACATCCTCCAGGGACTTCTCCATAAGGACcagaagaggaggctgggcGCCAAAACAGACTTT CTGGAGATAAAGAACCACGTATTCTTCAGCCCCATAAACTGGGATGACTTGTACAACAAGAGGATTACCCCTCCATTCAACCCCAATGTG GCTGGTCCAGCTGATCTGCGACACTTTGATCCAGAGTTCACCCAAGAAGCGATCTCTGCCTCAATCACCCACACGCCTGACttagcagccagcagctccagtGCCTCAGATGCTTTTTTAGGATTTTCTTATGCACCAACTGAAGAGGACTTCTAA